One Gemmatimonadota bacterium DNA segment encodes these proteins:
- a CDS encoding FlgD immunoglobulin-like domain containing protein — NAGADTGTLNQWCLRLTYGSGATDADFVAGAPIATELTGNRPNPFGASTEISFGLAREGEVNLSVFDVSGRRVAKVFSGQMPIGWHRVAWDGRDGAGRPVASGIYFYRLDADGNTFTRKMLRLK; from the coding sequence CAACGCGGGAGCCGACACCGGAACACTCAACCAGTGGTGTCTGCGCCTCACCTACGGAAGCGGCGCGACGGACGCGGACTTCGTAGCGGGCGCGCCGATCGCGACCGAACTCACGGGGAACCGCCCGAACCCGTTCGGTGCGTCGACGGAGATCTCCTTCGGACTGGCGCGAGAGGGCGAGGTGAACCTGTCCGTGTTTGATGTGTCGGGTCGCCGCGTGGCGAAGGTCTTCAGCGGGCAGATGCCGATCGGCTGGCATCGTGTCGCGTGGGATGGCCGGGACGGCGCGGGGCGTCCGGTGGCGAGCGGTATTTACTTCTACCGCCTCGATGCTGACGGGAACACCTTCACGCGGAAGATGCTCCGCCTGAAGTAA